In Notolabrus celidotus isolate fNotCel1 chromosome 8, fNotCel1.pri, whole genome shotgun sequence, a genomic segment contains:
- the LOC117816882 gene encoding uncharacterized protein LOC117816882 isoform X1, with the protein MDAVFGLLLLLGVCHGVETSCDGRQNGAECYGALGGTVLLQLMDDASEVFKYDLKKETTVILHGRRGNILTDLTKSRFSFTPNNGTFRINNLSRDDGGQYSGTAYLNSSGTNPVTRTLQLIIQAPVSSVQLVPECQSQGEMRVSCSSGGGDSPQYSWTLDGKTLTGTQLLSGNSESQNITLKQDVSGQLKCTVRNHISSVPGEKMISTCGFKLVECTLLNGTYISQWLRPSNETLCIKSTTEGKEPDITVTNKPSYNITPSNHTWNTSRGGDLLYIILPIAAGVLVALLVLLAVGVGVVYTQKKKQNKQKEDNDEQELTYAEVKVGQRPGRQLQQSAELEVEYDQVKFSQRPRQPVEPSGDECVYSKVRRGR; encoded by the exons aTGGATGCTGTGTttggactgctgctgctgctgggtgtCTGTCATG GTGTGGAAACCTCCTGTGATGGCAGACAGAATGGAGCTGAATGTTACGGAGCTCTAGGAGGAACTGTGCTCCTCCAGCTGATGGATGATGCATCAGAAGTATTTAAATATGATTTGAAGAAAGAAACAACAGTAATACTACATGGGAGGAGGGGAAATATTCTGACTGATCTGACAAAAAGCAGATTCTCATTTACTCCTAACAATGGAACATTTAGGATCAATAACCTGAGTAGAGATGATGGTGGACAATATAGTGGTACAGCTTATTTAAATTCAAGTGGAACAAATCCAGTGACGCGGACTCTTCAGTTGATCATTCAAG CTCCTGTGTCCTCTGTCCAGCTGGTCCCTGAGTGTCAGTCTCAGGGAGAGATGAGGGTCTCCTGCTCCTCTGGGGGAGGGGACAGTCCTCAGTACAGCTGGACTCTGGATGGAAAAACACTGACTGGcactcagctcctctctggaaATAGTGAGAGTCAGAACATCACTCTGAAACAAGATGTGTCTGGGCAACTGAAGTGCACAGTCAGAAACCACATCAGTAGTGTCCCAGGAGAAAAGATGATATCTACCTGTG GCTTCAAACTCGTTGAGTGCACCTTACTCAATGGGACCTACATATCACAGTGGTTGCGACCATCCAATGAAACTCTGTGTATTAAGTCAACAACTGAGGGTAAGGAGCCTGACATCACAGTGACAAATAAACCCTCTTATAATATCACACCCTCCAACCACACTTGGAATACCTCTAGAGGAGGAGACCTATTGTACATTA TCTTGCCAATAGCGGCGGGCGTCCTCGTTGCATTGCTGGTTCTCTTGGCTGTTGGAGTGGGAGTCGTCTATactcagaaaaaaaagcagaacaaacaaaaag aGGACAATGACGAACAGGAATTAACTTATGCTGAAGTCAAGGTTGGGCAGAGGCCAGGGAGGCAGTTGCAGCAAAGTGCGGAGCTGGAGGTGGAGTACGACCAGGTCAAGTTTTCACAGCGACCTCGGCAGCCTGTTGAACCATCAGGAGATGAATGTGTGTACTCCAAGGTCCGCAGAGGCAGGTGA
- the LOC117816882 gene encoding uncharacterized protein LOC117816882 isoform X2, with the protein MDAVFGLLLLLGVCHGVETSCDGRQNGAECYGALGGTVLLQLMDDASEVFKYDLKKETTVILHGRRGNILTDLTKSRFSFTPNNGTFRINNLSRDDGGQYSGTAYLNSSGTNPVTRTLQLIIQAPVSSVQLVPECQSQGEMRVSCSSGGGDSPQYSWTLDGKTLTGTQLLSGNSESQNITLKQDVSGQLKCTVRNHISSVPGEKMISTCGFKLVECTLLNGTYISQWLRPSNETLCIKSTTEVLPIAAGVLVALLVLLAVGVGVVYTQKKKQNKQKEDNDEQELTYAEVKVGQRPGRQLQQSAELEVEYDQVKFSQRPRQPVEPSGDECVYSKVRRGR; encoded by the exons aTGGATGCTGTGTttggactgctgctgctgctgggtgtCTGTCATG GTGTGGAAACCTCCTGTGATGGCAGACAGAATGGAGCTGAATGTTACGGAGCTCTAGGAGGAACTGTGCTCCTCCAGCTGATGGATGATGCATCAGAAGTATTTAAATATGATTTGAAGAAAGAAACAACAGTAATACTACATGGGAGGAGGGGAAATATTCTGACTGATCTGACAAAAAGCAGATTCTCATTTACTCCTAACAATGGAACATTTAGGATCAATAACCTGAGTAGAGATGATGGTGGACAATATAGTGGTACAGCTTATTTAAATTCAAGTGGAACAAATCCAGTGACGCGGACTCTTCAGTTGATCATTCAAG CTCCTGTGTCCTCTGTCCAGCTGGTCCCTGAGTGTCAGTCTCAGGGAGAGATGAGGGTCTCCTGCTCCTCTGGGGGAGGGGACAGTCCTCAGTACAGCTGGACTCTGGATGGAAAAACACTGACTGGcactcagctcctctctggaaATAGTGAGAGTCAGAACATCACTCTGAAACAAGATGTGTCTGGGCAACTGAAGTGCACAGTCAGAAACCACATCAGTAGTGTCCCAGGAGAAAAGATGATATCTACCTGTG GCTTCAAACTCGTTGAGTGCACCTTACTCAATGGGACCTACATATCACAGTGGTTGCGACCATCCAATGAAACTCTGTGTATTAAGTCAACAACTGAGG TCTTGCCAATAGCGGCGGGCGTCCTCGTTGCATTGCTGGTTCTCTTGGCTGTTGGAGTGGGAGTCGTCTATactcagaaaaaaaagcagaacaaacaaaaag aGGACAATGACGAACAGGAATTAACTTATGCTGAAGTCAAGGTTGGGCAGAGGCCAGGGAGGCAGTTGCAGCAAAGTGCGGAGCTGGAGGTGGAGTACGACCAGGTCAAGTTTTCACAGCGACCTCGGCAGCCTGTTGAACCATCAGGAGATGAATGTGTGTACTCCAAGGTCCGCAGAGGCAGGTGA